A DNA window from Helianthus annuus cultivar XRQ/B chromosome 15, HanXRQr2.0-SUNRISE, whole genome shotgun sequence contains the following coding sequences:
- the LOC110911853 gene encoding putative serine/threonine-protein kinase isoform X1: MIKLRCLICVNYNRLSFNLNPTDMSCRCFGSRVQKKETSSHRELEGYSLDNIRNFSYKELQLATHNFDRSTKIGRGGFGVVYKGILKDGTQVAVKTLCAESKQGVREFLAEINTISNVRHRNLVELIGCCVEGTHRILVYEFVENNSLDHAILGKKSNAIELNWEKRSKICIGTARGLAYLHEELKPHIVHRDIKASNILLDKNFAPKIGDFGLAKLFPDSITHISTKLAGTTGYLAPEYVLGGQLTLKADVYSFGVLVLETISGKSSSLSSWGTTQKVLLEWAWELYQEGKLLELVDHDLKTYPKDDVTKYIKVAFFCTQATANRRPSMSQVVEMLSRNVKLNEKELTPPGFYQDSNENKKASDASTSHQISSFPPTITEVTPR; encoded by the exons ATGATTAAACTGAGGTGCTTGATTTGCGTGAATTACAACAG GTTGAGCTTCAATTTAAATCCAACAGACATGAGTTGTAGGTGCTTCGGTTCACGTGTGCAAAAGAAAGAGACGAGTAGTCATAGAGAATTGGAAG GTTATTCTCTTGATAACATAAGGAATTTTTCATATAAAGAATTACAGCTAGCAACACATAACTTTGACCGAAGTACCAAGATAGGGCGAGGAGGTTTTGGAGTGGTTTACAAG GGAATCCTCAAAGATGGAACACAAGTAGCAGTAAAGACACTTTGTGCTGAATCAAAGCAGGGGGTTCGTGAATTTTTAGCAGAAATCAATACGATATCAAATGTCAGACATCGAAACCTCGTTGAGTTAATTGGATGTTGTGTCGAAGGAACTCATCGTATTCTAGTCTATGAATTTGTAGAAAATAACAGCCTTGACCATGCAATATTAG GTAAAAAAAGTAATGCTATAGAGCTCAACTGGGAAAAAAGATCTAAAATTTGCATTGGTACAGCACGGGGACTTGCATATCTACATGAAGAACTGAAGCCACATATTGTGCATAGAGATATTAAAGCTAGTAACATACTTCTTGACAAGAATTTCGCTCCAAAAATTGGAGATTTTGGATTGGCAAAACTTTTCCCTGATAGCATCACTCATATAAGCACAAAACTAGCAGGAACAAC TGGTTATTTGGCCCCTGAATATGTATTGGGTGGTCAGTTAACATTGAAAGCTGATGTTTATAGCTTCGGGGTGCTGGTTCTTGAGACAATAAGTGGCAAAAGTAGCTCATTATCAAGCTGGGGTACAACTCAGAAAGTTCTATTGGAATGG GCATGGGAGCTCTACCAAGAGGGCAAACTTCTAGAACTCGTGGACCACGATCTTAAAACATATCCTAAGGATGATGTCACCAAGTACATAAAAGTAGCCTTTTTTTGTACTCAAGCAACCGCAAACCGAAGGCCAAGTATGAGCCAAGTTGTCGAGATGCTGTCAAGAAACGTCAAACTTAACGAAAAAGAACTCACACCACCAGGATTTTACCAGGATTCTAACGAAAACAAGAAAGCATCGGATGCTTCCACGAGCCACCAAATAAGTTCTTTCCCGCCCACAATCACAGAAGTAACGCCTAGATGA
- the LOC110911853 gene encoding putative serine/threonine-protein kinase isoform X2, whose translation MSCRCFGSRVQKKETSSHRELEGYSLDNIRNFSYKELQLATHNFDRSTKIGRGGFGVVYKGILKDGTQVAVKTLCAESKQGVREFLAEINTISNVRHRNLVELIGCCVEGTHRILVYEFVENNSLDHAILGKKSNAIELNWEKRSKICIGTARGLAYLHEELKPHIVHRDIKASNILLDKNFAPKIGDFGLAKLFPDSITHISTKLAGTTGYLAPEYVLGGQLTLKADVYSFGVLVLETISGKSSSLSSWGTTQKVLLEWAWELYQEGKLLELVDHDLKTYPKDDVTKYIKVAFFCTQATANRRPSMSQVVEMLSRNVKLNEKELTPPGFYQDSNENKKASDASTSHQISSFPPTITEVTPR comes from the exons ATGAGTTGTAGGTGCTTCGGTTCACGTGTGCAAAAGAAAGAGACGAGTAGTCATAGAGAATTGGAAG GTTATTCTCTTGATAACATAAGGAATTTTTCATATAAAGAATTACAGCTAGCAACACATAACTTTGACCGAAGTACCAAGATAGGGCGAGGAGGTTTTGGAGTGGTTTACAAG GGAATCCTCAAAGATGGAACACAAGTAGCAGTAAAGACACTTTGTGCTGAATCAAAGCAGGGGGTTCGTGAATTTTTAGCAGAAATCAATACGATATCAAATGTCAGACATCGAAACCTCGTTGAGTTAATTGGATGTTGTGTCGAAGGAACTCATCGTATTCTAGTCTATGAATTTGTAGAAAATAACAGCCTTGACCATGCAATATTAG GTAAAAAAAGTAATGCTATAGAGCTCAACTGGGAAAAAAGATCTAAAATTTGCATTGGTACAGCACGGGGACTTGCATATCTACATGAAGAACTGAAGCCACATATTGTGCATAGAGATATTAAAGCTAGTAACATACTTCTTGACAAGAATTTCGCTCCAAAAATTGGAGATTTTGGATTGGCAAAACTTTTCCCTGATAGCATCACTCATATAAGCACAAAACTAGCAGGAACAAC TGGTTATTTGGCCCCTGAATATGTATTGGGTGGTCAGTTAACATTGAAAGCTGATGTTTATAGCTTCGGGGTGCTGGTTCTTGAGACAATAAGTGGCAAAAGTAGCTCATTATCAAGCTGGGGTACAACTCAGAAAGTTCTATTGGAATGG GCATGGGAGCTCTACCAAGAGGGCAAACTTCTAGAACTCGTGGACCACGATCTTAAAACATATCCTAAGGATGATGTCACCAAGTACATAAAAGTAGCCTTTTTTTGTACTCAAGCAACCGCAAACCGAAGGCCAAGTATGAGCCAAGTTGTCGAGATGCTGTCAAGAAACGTCAAACTTAACGAAAAAGAACTCACACCACCAGGATTTTACCAGGATTCTAACGAAAACAAGAAAGCATCGGATGCTTCCACGAGCCACCAAATAAGTTCTTTCCCGCCCACAATCACAGAAGTAACGCCTAGATGA